Proteins encoded within one genomic window of Brassica rapa cultivar Chiifu-401-42 chromosome A09, CAAS_Brap_v3.01, whole genome shotgun sequence:
- the LOC103838181 gene encoding uncharacterized protein C119.09c: protein MMYVRALPTTDVNRNTEWFTYPGVWTTYILILFFSWLLVLSIFNCSPGMAWTIVHLAHFAATYHLFHWKKGTPFGDDQGIYNRLTWWEQIDNGKQLTRNRKFLTLVPVVLYLIASHTTDYQNPMLFLNTLAVFIMVVAKFPHMHKVRIFGINADQ, encoded by the exons ATGATGTACGTGAGAGCGTTGCCGACGACGGACGTGAACCGGAACACGGAGTGGTTCACGTATCCaggggtgtggacgacttacatCCTCATCCTCTTCTTCTCATGGCTCCTCGTTCTATCCATCTTCAATTGCTCCCCTGGCATGGCCTGGACCATCGTCCACCTCGCCCATTTCGCC gCAACGTATCATTTGTTTCACTGGAAGAAGGGAACGCCGTTTGGGGATGATCAGGGGATCTACAATAGGCTGACTTGGTGGGAACAGATTGACAACGGCAAGCAACTCACTCGCAATCGCAAGTTCCTCACTCTTGTTCCCGTTGTCTt GTACTTGATAGCATCGCACACGACAGACTATCAGAATCCCATGCTGTTTCTGAACACGCTTGCTGTATTTATAATGGTGGTTGCAAAGTTCCCGCACATGCACAAGGTTCGCATCTTTGGAATCAATGCAGACCAGTGA
- the LOC103838179 gene encoding uncharacterized protein LOC103838179 codes for MVAKLIPYSSKVHSADQMIIWMTQHRALKLHIERVEIHKKSYEADGTFGSPDHSLSQLQKVMDTTTDNGTRGLNIYMWQGVGVNAHVEQTDGVAATLVKIQMSTIKLPHLLYQKEGVQHLTIRLLAQRMERRHGWIRSN; via the exons ATGGTCGCAAAGTTGATTCCGTACA GTTCAAAGGTTCATTCTGCAGATCAAATGATCATATGGATGACTCAGCATCGAGCACTGAAACTTCACAT AGAACGTGTTGAGATTCATAAAAAGTCGTACGAGGCAGATGGGACTTTTGGCTCACCAGATCATTCTCTTAGCCAACTGCAAAAAGTTATGGACACTACAACCGACAATGGAACTAGGGGtctcaatatatatatgt GGCAGGGGGTTGGTGTCAATGCTCATGTGGA GCAGACTGATGGTGTGGCAGCAACACTTGTGAAAATACAAATGTCAACCATCAAACTTCCTCATCTGTTGTACCAGAAAGAGGGGGTTCAGCATCTAACAATCAGACTGTTGGCTCAAAGAATGGAAAGAAGGCACGGTTGGATTAGATCCAACTAG